A part of Carassius carassius chromosome 4, fCarCar2.1, whole genome shotgun sequence genomic DNA contains:
- the rom1a gene encoding rod outer segment membrane protein 1a — translation MVVGKMKLTFQKRVKLAQGLWMLSWFATLGGAVTFALGCFLKTELRRRGEVMDNTDIHCVPNTLMIVGLASMGINYFASRICQDALDPGRFPRWKTFLKPFYGCSVFFTTLMLISVILSYVMKGSLETSLKIGLKNGIRFYKDTDTPGRCFQKQTIDRLQMEFQCCGNSNYRDWFEVQWISNRYLDFSSKEVKDRIKSNVDGRYLIDSVPFSCCNPSSPRPCIQYRITNNTAHYNYEHQTEELNLFIHGCREALVNYYMGLMNTIGAVVLSVFLLQCSVLASVRLLQTSMEAVAGQDNVEVDSEGYLLEKGVKETFMEYVDPVLKLLWLNEVTPAEAKAEAGAS, via the exons ATGGTTGTGGGTAAGATGAAGCTCACTTTTCAGAAGAGGGTGAAGCTGGCCCAGGGTTTATGGATGCTCTCGTGGTTTGCAACTCTGGGTGGAGCCGTCACCTTCGCTTTAGGATGCTTCCTAAAGACTGAGCTTCGAAGGAGGGGAGAG GTGATGGACAACACAGACATCCACTGTGTGCCCAACACTTTGATGATTGTGGGTCTGGCTTCAATGGGTATCAATTACTTTGCCAGTCGAATCTGCCAGGATGCCCTGGATCCCGGCCGGTTCCCGCGATGGAAGACCTTCCTGAAGCCCTTTTACGGATGCTCGGTCTTCTTCACCACGCTCATGCTGATTTCAGTCATCCTGAGTTACGTCATGAAGGGCAGCCTGGAGACCTCGCTGAAGATCGGCCTGAAGAACGGCATCCGCTTCTACAAGGACACCGACACCCCCGGACGCTGCTTCCAGAAGCAGACCATCGATCGCCTGCAGATGGAGTTCCAGTGCTGTGGAAACAGCAACTACAGGGACTGGTTCGAGGTGCAGTGGATCAGCAACCGTTACCTGGACTTCAGCTCGAAGGAGGTCAAGGA CCGCATTAAGAGCAATGTGGACGGCCGTTACTTGATTGACAGTGTGCCCTTCAGCTGCTGTAACCCTAGCTCTCCCAGACCCTGTATCCAGTACAGAATCACCAACAACACGGCCCACTACAACTACGAGCACCAGACCGAGGAGCTCAACCTCTTCATTCACGGCTGCAGAGAAGCCCTGGTCAACTATTACATGGGGCTGATGAACACCATTGGAGCTGTGGTTCTGTCCGTCTTTCTGCTTCAG TGCTCAGTGTTGGCCAGTGTGCGCCTCCTGCAGACGTCTATGGAGGCCGTGGCTGGACAGGACAATGTGGAGGTGGACAGCGAGGGCTACTTGCTTGAGAAGGGAGTGAAGGAGACCTTCATGGAGTATGTGGATCCTGTGCTGAAGCTCCTATGGCTGAACGAGGTGACCCCCGCTGAAGCCAAAGCGGAAGCAGGGGCCAGCTAA